The proteins below come from a single Rosa rugosa chromosome 2, drRosRugo1.1, whole genome shotgun sequence genomic window:
- the LOC133729181 gene encoding photosystem I reaction center subunit psaK, chloroplastic: protein MAAATVTTSLPQFNGLRPKISSNVQSLAAVQPMRRKSQGALGARCDFIGSPTNLIMVTTTSLMLFAGRFGLAPSANRKATAGLKLEIRDSGLQTGDPAGFTLADTLACGTVGHIIGVGVVLGLKNIGAL from the exons ATGGCAGCAGCTACTGTGACTACTTCTCTCCCCCAGTTCAATGGGTTGAGACCCAAGATCTCATCCAATGTACAGAGCTTG GCTGCTGTTCAACCAATGAGGCGCAAGAGCCAAGGTGCCTTGGGAGCTCGCTGTGATTTCATCGGTTCACCCACCAATTTG ATAATGGTGACTACTACAAGCCTAATGTTGTTTGCTGGGAGATTCGGGTTGGCGCCATCTGCAAACAGGAAGGCAACAGCAGGATTGAAGCTTGAAATTAGGGACTCAGGGCTTCAGACCGGTGACCCAGCTGGGTTCACCCTTGCTGATACCTTGGCTTGTGGGACTGTAGGTCACATCATTGGGGTTGGGGTTGTTCTTGGCCTTAAGAACATTGGTGCTCTGTAA
- the LOC133733607 gene encoding glucan endo-1,3-beta-glucosidase 13, translating to MRKNTWVLQCCLLFIGCYLALTMGVGVEEKVDGAMPVTTLSPPEGNTTFLDGTTWCVALAGVSQDDLQNALDWACGLGMADCKAIQEGGPCYDPDTLLSHASFAFNSYYQQNGNSDIACNFGGTAAVTKHNPSYGKCVYAAPGSVGSAAPPLLSFIWWWKLALLCLLLLYLRS from the exons ATGAGAAAGAACACTTGGGTTTTGCAGTGCTGCCTGTTGTTCATAGGATGCTATCTTG CTTTGACAATGGGAGTTGGTGTGGAAGAGAAAGTAGATGGTGCAATGCCAGTGACCACATTGTCACCACCAGAAGGGAACACAACATTCCTTGATGGCACAACATGGTGTGTGGCTCTTGCTGGTGTCTCCCAAGATGATCTGCAGAATGCATTAGATTGGGCCTGTGGGCTTGGAATGGCAGACTGCAAGGCCATCCAAGAAGGCGGGCCCTGTTACGATCCAGACACTCTCTTATCTCATGCTTCCTTCGCTTTCAATAGTTACTATCAACAGAATGGGAATTCTGATATTGCTTGCAATTTTGGGGGCACTGCTGCTGTCACTAAACATAACCCAA GTTATGGAAAATGTGTCTATGCTGCTCCTGG ATCTGTAGGCTCTGCAGCACCTCCATTGTTGAGCTTTATTTGGTGGTGGAAACTTGCTCTCCTTTGTTTACTGCTTTTGTATCTAAGGAGCTGA